ATCGGaattttgggtttgtttggtgATATTATAAGAAAGGTTTTGTGTAGAAGAACAATgataaaatcataattgaaGAGCAGTGGATGAATATTTGGTTATGGCTGCAAGAATCCTCTCTTTATCTCTAGTGGGAAATGCTTCTAATAACACACCATCTTTATAAAAGTGGAACAGTGGTACTGTCTGCACCCATCAAATTTCAACATTAGTCAACAAAATAAACCACAAACTCCTCGTTACCTACAGGATGATCAGATCATATACCCTTTTCATCGATGAGGATGGGTAATCATTCTTGATATTTGTTGAAGATTAGAAAAAGGGATTAAGAAATGGTTTaagtctctaaattttcagaAGCAACGAGTTCATTcagataatttaattaagaaggagaaaagaaacTTACCTTGATCCTCAGTCGTTCAGCAACCTCAGATTGTTCATCATATTCATCAACGACCTAAAATCACAAGCATTCAGTTCCAGAATCAAATTCATTTCTCCAACAAAACAACTTCTCTGATATGGATTACTCACATTGTGCTTCAAGAAGATAACCGGAGCCTCTTGATCTCCAGATCCCCTGCACAATTTCGCAAACCCTTGTTCTATGTACTTGCAACTCCCACAAGATGTTCGATAAAAGTCCACAACCACCAGCGCTCCACTTTCCTTTGCCCTGTCTAGAATTCTGATGAACTCTTCATCCGTCTTGAAC
The sequence above is drawn from the Cucurbita pepo subsp. pepo cultivar mu-cu-16 unplaced genomic scaffold, ASM280686v2 Cp4.1_scaffold003575, whole genome shotgun sequence genome and encodes:
- the LOC111786946 gene encoding thioredoxin-like 4, chloroplastic, coding for MQRQNQNVLKCKALLSVGKLESRIIPISIPFWLSENPHVRLSITRPEAPPYLSIRHELMFKSKPRVAAGNQGGLSDEDDDLCPVECVREFKTDEEFIRILDRAKESGALVVVDFYRTSCGSCKYIEQGFAKLCRGSGDQEAPVIFLKHNVVDEYDEQSEVAERLRIKTVPLFHFYKDGVLLEAFPTRDKERILAAITKYSSTALQL